From the genome of Candidatus Methylarchaceae archaeon HK02M2, one region includes:
- a CDS encoding PKD domain-containing protein, whose amino-acid sequence MIRFLHISFPISKITMISNRNFSIAIIRNNTRMEKALALLTMSLLFVLAIGLTCIPNALAYSVGDDGQPVHEYIAFAALSLYSNGEINDYFGQIYSGAGHEDLTDHVYDWSPVTYTHFWDVDKGINDPVDSSPFVEDAENAWQKAQVLWGMALGEYAYGKALGEYGYGHINRAYEYLGHIAHLLADMTVPAHAHEDMHWPDDDCYEDWMTYGHAMLSQSELDWLSSMGKFEIPEDTFDPLFYLFYTANQIGDFFPSDDYDGDTNDYWGGWMDEIYSELGMDSITKPRYAYHLDDNDAGDNNDDGDLGVIRENCLLHAIRATAALYELFYETVSQNSALTVVINHIYALDYHDPFWGNADFYVRVYINGFRFINEGNQVIDNNDIYPGWAFARYVGLSGSAEIKIQVWDEDEAPNDDDQSDINPEGGRDLVLTINLANGAISGDLEGACGDVLTSAGTEEDSSQIWFRILMPSIPPTVNAGPDQTVDEGDLVSLEGSFTDPNTEDIHTAVWDWGDGSPAESGTVVESDGAGTVTGTHAYGDNGEYTVTLTVTDDDGAQGTDTLTVMVNNVAPTATIDAMDQPNPHFVLPIVHTLTFTGSFTDPGWLDTHTTTWNFGDGTVVSGTLNEENVQPDATGTTTASHVYSEPGTYTVTLTVTDDDGGVGTDIMEVIVASAEEAPEIINEYIQNLPDEVFKNNPSQRKKALSNMLSAINDMIVDEEWNGAIKDLRNNMREKSDGFIDGRLNNDWIIDQAVQQEVCMMIDDLVAYLETFL is encoded by the coding sequence TTGATAAGGTTTTTACATATATCCTTCCCAATTTCTAAGATAACAATGATTTCTAATAGAAATTTTTCAATAGCCATAATCAGAAATAATACAAGAATGGAAAAGGCACTCGCTCTCTTAACTATGTCACTATTATTTGTCCTGGCAATTGGTCTGACGTGCATCCCGAATGCGTTAGCTTACTCGGTAGGTGATGATGGTCAGCCAGTACATGAGTACATAGCCTTTGCAGCCTTGTCTCTGTACTCAAATGGCGAAATCAATGACTATTTCGGACAAATCTATTCTGGCGCGGGACATGAAGACCTCACGGACCACGTCTATGATTGGTCTCCCGTAACTTACACTCACTTTTGGGATGTAGACAAAGGAATTAACGATCCCGTTGATAGCTCACCGTTTGTCGAAGATGCAGAAAATGCTTGGCAGAAAGCCCAAGTGTTGTGGGGGATGGCTTTGGGAGAATATGCATATGGGAAGGCTTTGGGGGAATACGGATATGGACACATAAATCGGGCCTACGAATATTTAGGACATATTGCTCATCTTCTTGCCGATATGACGGTACCAGCTCATGCGCATGAAGATATGCACTGGCCTGATGATGACTGCTATGAAGACTGGATGACTTATGGACATGCTATGCTCAGTCAATCTGAACTAGATTGGCTAAGTTCAATGGGCAAGTTTGAAATTCCTGAGGACACATTCGACCCACTCTTCTATCTGTTCTACACGGCTAATCAGATCGGAGACTTCTTCCCCTCAGATGACTATGATGGAGACACTAACGATTACTGGGGTGGTTGGATGGACGAAATATATTCGGAACTTGGTATGGATTCAATTACCAAACCGAGGTATGCCTATCACTTGGATGACAATGATGCTGGTGATAACAACGATGATGGTGACCTAGGAGTGATCCGCGAAAATTGTTTACTCCACGCCATACGAGCAACAGCTGCTTTGTACGAGCTATTCTATGAAACGGTTAGCCAGAACTCTGCTCTAACGGTTGTCATCAATCATATATATGCTTTGGACTACCATGACCCTTTTTGGGGCAACGCAGACTTCTATGTCAGGGTTTACATAAACGGTTTCCGTTTCATAAATGAGGGCAATCAAGTCATTGATAACAATGACATTTATCCAGGATGGGCGTTCGCAAGATACGTAGGGCTCTCCGGGTCCGCAGAAATTAAGATTCAGGTCTGGGATGAAGATGAAGCCCCTAACGATGACGACCAATCTGATATTAATCCAGAGGGAGGCAGAGACCTAGTCCTAACGATAAACCTCGCAAATGGAGCTATCTCAGGAGATCTTGAAGGAGCATGTGGGGACGTGTTGACGAGCGCAGGAACAGAAGAAGATAGTTCTCAGATTTGGTTTCGTATATTAATGCCAAGTATACCTCCAACGGTAAATGCTGGACCCGACCAGACAGTTGATGAGGGTGACTTGGTGTCGCTGGAAGGCTCCTTCACGGATCCTAACACTGAAGACATACATACGGCTGTATGGGATTGGGGTGATGGTTCACCTGCAGAGTCTGGAACCGTGGTAGAGTCTGATGGCGCAGGAACCGTGACAGGCACTCACGCCTATGGGGATAACGGAGAATATACAGTCACGTTAACCGTTACAGATGATGACGGCGCACAAGGTACCGATACTCTAACTGTAATGGTGAATAATGTGGCACCGACTGCAACTATTGATGCCATGGACCAGCCAAATCCACACTTCGTTCTCCCAATCGTCCATACGCTGACATTCACCGGCAGCTTTACGGATCCTGGCTGGTTAGATACCCATACTACTACATGGAATTTCGGCGATGGAACAGTTGTATCTGGAACTTTAAACGAAGAGAACGTTCAACCAGACGCAACGGGAACCACAACAGCAAGTCACGTATATTCTGAGCCTGGAACCTACACGGTGACTTTGACCGTAACAGATGATGATGGCGGTGTTGGAACCGACATAATGGAGGTTATTGTGGCAAGTGCTGAAGAAGCCCCAGAAATCATCAATGAGTATATTCAAAATCTGCCAGATGAGGTGTTTAAAAACAATCCAAGCCAGAGGAAAAAGGCCTTAAGCAACATGCTTTCTGCTATCAATGATATGATAGTTGACGAGGAATGGAATGGAGCCATAAAAGATCTTCGAAACAACATGAGAGAAAAAAGTGACGGTTTCATCGACGGAAGACTGAACAATGACTGGATAATAGACCAAGCAGTACAACAAGAAGTCTGCATGATGATAGACGACTTAGTAGCTTATCTTGAAACATTCCTGTAA